One Entelurus aequoreus isolate RoL-2023_Sb linkage group LG09, RoL_Eaeq_v1.1, whole genome shotgun sequence genomic window carries:
- the LOC133656738 gene encoding uncharacterized protein LOC133656738, protein MGCLRKPVAQRTVPVPCTAPDETEEDLGPDTPHSAQNLQAPPAQPQSRPSEHRRILWPAANKESEWKQFDEDVNTALEATAKGNVDQRLKTMSTFIIGIASDRFGIKEQRATKTTTAAPIPNRRETKISQLRQELRVLRSQYRKASENEKAALAELRGVVRDRLLTLRRAEWHRKRGKERARKRSAFIANPFGFTKKLLGEKRSGQLSCPEEEINLHIKNTYSDGMREQDLGHCAALICPPEPCILFDISEPTLKEVKEAIKSARAASAPGPSGVPYKVFKQCPRLLERLWKIFRVIWKRGKVPQQWTYAEGVWIPKEENARNIEQFRTISLLSVECKTFFKIVSNRLMGFLLKNTYIDTSVQKGGVPGVPGCIEHTGVVTQLIREARENRGDLTVLWLDLANAYGSIPHKLVELSLSRYHVPEKICNLILDYYNNFSLRVSSGTSTSDWHRLEKGIITGCTISVSLFALAMNMLVKSAEVECRGPLSKSGTRQPPIRAFMDDLTVTTTSVSGCRWLLQGLDRLISWARMSFKPSKSRSLVLRKGKVTDRFRFSLADTQIPSVSEKPVKSLGKLFTGDLKDTAARQATSDNLNMWLSAVDKSGLPGKFKAWIYQHGILPRLLWPLLMYEFPMTIVEGFERKISSSLRRWLGLPRSLSSFALFGHNTKLQLPFSSLAEEFKVSRAREVLLYRDSADGKVSSAGVEVRTGRKWRAQDAVERAEARLRHSTLVGTIATGRAGLGSNTKPNYSRARGKERRKLVQEEVRAEVEEARFSRVVGMSKQGAWTKWEHIAGRKITWTELWKAEPHQFKFLVQSVYDVLPSPANLFTWGLIDAPVCQLCQKRGSLEHILSCCSKALGDGRYRWRHDQVLRAIADTICMGINTSRRQHPTKSTIAFVRAGEKPQPSKKTQGGLLTTARDWQLLVDLGRQLRFPDIIATTTLRPDMVLMSGTSKQVVLLELTVPWEDRMEEAQERKRAKYADLVADCRRNGWKARCEPIEVGCRGFAGKSLHRVLGLLGICGLHRRRAIKNILEASEKASRWLWLRRGDAWRSALPGHKSRD, encoded by the coding sequence ATGGGCTGCCTAAGGAAACCCGTGGCGCAACGCACAGTGCCAGTACCCTGTACGgcacctgatgagacggaggaggatctaggcccggacactccccacagtgcccagaacctccaagcaccaccggcgcaaccccaaaGCAGACCGTCAGAGCATCGTCGGATATTGTGGCCCGCTGCCAACAAGGAGTCAGAGTGGAAACAGTTTGATGAAGATGTTAATACAGCCCTGGAAGCAACAGCCAAGGGTAATGTGGACCAGAGGCTCAAGACAATGAGCACATTCATAATTGGCATTGCATCAGACAGGTTTGGCATAAAGGAACAACGTGCCACCAAGACTACCACTGCAGCACCAATTCCAAACCGGCGGGAAACCAAGATTTCCCAACTCAGACAAGAACTGAGAGTACTCAGGAGCCAGTACAGGAAGGCAAGCGAGAATGAGAAGGCAGCCTTGGCAGAACTGAGGGGTGTGGTAAGGGATAGGCTACTCACCCTGCGACGTGCCGAGTGGCACAGGAAGAGAGGCAAGGAAAGGGCCCGCAAGCGCAGTGCCTTCATTGCAAATCCATTTGGATTCACAAAGAAGCTGCTGGGAGAGAAACGCAGTGGTCAACTCTCATGTCCCGAGGAGGAAATCAACCTCCACATCAAGAACACCTACAGCGACGGCATGAGAGAGCAAGACCTCGGCCACTGTGCAGCCCTCATATGCCCACCAGAACCCTGCATCCTGTTCGACATCAGTGAACCCACCCTGAAGGAAGTTAAAGAGGCAATCAAATCTGCCAGAGCAGCATCAGCACCAGGCCCAAGTGGAGTTCCGTACAAGGTTTTCAAACAGTGTCCCCGCCTGTTGGAGCGTCTTTGGAAGATCTTCCGGGTGATCTGGAAAAGAGGGAAAGTACCTCAGCAGTGGACGTACGCAGAGGGAGTATGGATTCCCAAGGAGGAAAATGCAAGGAACATCGAGCAGTTTAGGACAATCTCCCTCCTCAGTGTTGAGTGCAAGACCTTCTTCAAAATCGTTTCCAATCGCCTCATGGGATTTCTCCTGAAGAACACCTATATTGACACCTCGGTGCAGAAGGGAGGAGTCCCAGGAGTTCCAGGGTGCATCGAACACACTGGTGTGGTAACACAGCTGATCCGTGAGGCACGAGAGAACAGAGGCGATTTGACAGTACTGTGGCTGGACCTCGCCAATGCTTATGGATCAATTCCACACAAGTTGGTGGAGTTGTCTCTGAGCAGATACCACGTTCCAGAGAAGATTTGCAATCTCATCCTCGACTATTACAACAACTTTAGTCTGAGGGTGTCCTCTGGCACTTCGACATCAGATTGGCATCGTCTAGAGAAAGGTATCATCACAGGCTGTACAATCTCTGTGTCCCTGTTTGCACTGGCCATGAATATGCTTGTGAAGTCTGCGGAAGTAGAGTGCAGAGGCCCTTTGTCCAAATCCGGCACCCGGCAACCTCCGATTAGAGCATTCATGGATGATCTCACGGTAACCACAACATCAGTGTCTGGTTGCAGATGGCTCCTTCAAGGCCTTGATCGACTCATTAGTTGGGCAAGAATGAGTTTCAAGCCCTCTAAGTCCAGGTCTTTGGTCTTAAGAAAAGGAAAGGTAACCGACCGCTTTCGCTTCAGTCTGGCAGACACCCAAATTCCATCTGTGTCAGAAAAGCCAGTGAAGAGCCTGGGCAAGCTCTTCACTGGTGATCTGAAGGATACCGCTGCACGTCAAGCTACCAGCGATAACCTCAACATGTGGCTCTCAGCTGTGGACAAGTCAGGACTTCCTGGGAAGTTCAAGGCCTGGATATATCAGCATGGCATCCTGCCTCGTCTCCTCTGGCCGCTGCTAATGTACGAATTCCCAATGACCATCGTGGAGGGATTTGAGAGGAAGATCAGCTCGTCCCTGCGCAGGTGGCTGGGTCTGCCACGGAGCCTAAGCAGCTTTGCTTTGTTTGGGCACAACACCAAGCTGCAGCTTCCTTTCAGTAGTCTGGCAGAGGAGTTCAAGGTTTCCCGGGCCAGAGAAGTCCTGCTCTACAGAGATTCTGCTGATGGGAAAGTATCGTCAGCAGGTGTGGAGGTCAGAACAGGAAGGAAGTGGCGTGCCCAGGATGCAGTGGAGCGGGCAGAGGCGAGGCTGCGGCACAGCACCCTGGTGGGAACCATAGCCACTGGTCGGGCTGGGCTGGGTAGCAACACCAAACCAAACTACAGCAGAGCCAGAGGAAAGGAAAGACGAAAGCTTGTCCAAGAGGAGGTTCGCGCCGAGGTGGAGGAGGCTCGCTTCAGCAGAGTGGTGGGAATGAGCAAGCAGGGGGCCTGGACCAAGTGGGAGCACATAGCTGGTCGCAAGATCACCTGGACCGAACTCTGGAAAGCGGAGCCACACCAGTTTAAGTTCTTGGTCCAGTCAGTTTATGATGTCCTCCCAAGCCCTGctaacctgttcacctggggcctgatagacgcacctgtgtgccagctctgtcagaaaagaggatcattagaacacatcctcagctgttgctcaaaggcattgggagatggcaggtatcggtggcgccacgaccaggtcctgcgGGCAATAGCAGACACCATCTGCATGGGCATCAACACCAGTAGGCGGCAACACCCAACCAAGAGCACAATTGCCTTTGTCCGAGCAGGAGAGAAACCTCAACCCTCCAAGAAGACCCAGGGGGGCCTGCTAACAACAGCAAGGGACTGGCAGCTCTtggttgacctgggaaggcagttgcgattcccagacatcatcgcaactacaacactccggccagacatggtcttgatgtctggaaccagcaagcaggtggtactccttgagctaactgtcccctgggaggacagaatggaggaagctcaggaaaggaagagagcgaagtacgcagatcttgtggctgactgccggaggaacgggtggaaggcccgctgcgagcctattgaggtgggctgcaggggttttgcaggcaagtccttacaccgggtcctggggctccttgggatttgtggactgcacaggagaagagccataaaaaacattttggaagcgtctgaaaaggcttcacgttggctctggttgaggaggggggacgcgtggcgtagtgcgctacctggacacaagtcgagggactga